Part of the bacterium genome is shown below.
AAACGAGGAGGCTGGAGTGAAGAAAGGTCATCCGATTTAAGGTCAATCCAGCGCATTGTTCGGTCTTCTTCGTTAGAAGATATTCCTTCCGGATTTGATGCTGAGACCTCAAAGAAATGGTTTAGACAACTATCGCTCCCTTTGTCAGTGTCCCAGCGATGACCAATTTTTCCAAGATATCGCCCGACAACGAAGGACGAACCCTGTAGCTCCTCCGAGAGTTCTCTTTCGAGGGTAATGTTGAGAGATTCTTCCCCATCGACGGTGCCTCCGGGGAGAAAGCAAATGTTTTTCGGCGAGAACCATTCAACCAGGATCCTATCGTCCCGCAGTATTAACGCCCTAGTAGAAGTTGTTCGATATTCAGCCATCATCTTCGGGGATATAACGGTAAGACGCAGGGGGCGAAAATTGCGCCAGCAATTTGAGCTCCCTCTGACGTCATTTGTTATCCAGCCTACTACTCCGGAATTCCCGGAACAAGTGCGGCTAGAGCTACCGCAACTGTGCAATTCACGGCCAATCCAACGACCGCCCTCTTGCGAGAAGGCACGGTCGAAAAAAACTTTGCCCGAACAAGAAAGACCAAAGGGACGACGCAACCTAAGATGAGCCACTCTACAAGCAGATTGGCAAGACTCTTAGATACTCCGAGGTTATCGGATATCCAATACGATGGGTTCCACAAGGCTAAGGGCAATATAAAGTTCAACAAATCAAGCCGGAAGTATTCCACCGATTTTCTGGTAAAAAAATAGATCGCTCCGCCCAACAGAAGTGATGGCACAAAGAAGAAGATCGAAAAAGTAATAAATGTCATACGAATTATCTAAATGCGGTATATCATATTAAACAACTGACACTTTTGCACGTTAACACCGCTGAAGATAGCGTCTTCTTGACCAAATTAATCAATATAAATCAAACCTTTATCCTCCATTGGCTTATTAAATACTGAATTAATGATTTCACAAAACCGTGCATTCCTGTCTCAAGTTCCCGGAATTTAATATGCAACTTTTCAGCAAACCACCCGAATTACTACCGAAGTGCTGTGAAAGTTGAGAGGAGTTAGGGTGCAGAGGGGAAGTAAGCCAGGTGGTTTTGTTGCCACGGTCAGAAGAACTATTCGAAGCCGACAATTGAGCTACTCGACTGAGAAGAATTATATTCACTGGATTAAGCGCTTTATTCGCTATCATGGTATGAAGCATCCAGAGAAAATGGGATCTGATGAGGTTGCTGAATACTTAGGCTACCTTGCTGATGAGAAGACTCGAATTCTGGTGCGTGCCGTGAAGCGCAATGAAGACCGATTCCCCACAGATTTCATGTTTCAGTTAGAAGATCGAGAGGTTGTAGCTTTGAGATCTTTGAGATCCCAAATTGGGATCTCAAAGAAAGGCCCCAGTAAGCAGGTGCCCAGTAAGCAGGTGCCACCATCTTTCTTAGAAGTTAGTTATTTAAGTTTTCCCAGCACTCTCTGAGCGGATGTGCTTCGAATTTGGGCGCGGGTGGTAGCGTTCACTCGCTAATCCCCTGACTTTTGGTAGTGGTAGGAGAACCCTAGATATACCTCTCCTGTGTTTACGGATTTAGGCGGGAATAATAGAGATAACAGGACGAAAAGAGCTGGTCCTTGGAGCCTCTCTGAAGAGGTGGCTTAAAGGTCAAACTTCAGCTACCTCAAAAACAGGAAAGTGGCAATGCAGCATCCATCAGTCCCTCCATCAGCACTCGAATGCACTCCGTTCGGTGACTCAACCCCCAACAGGTATTGCCAGGACCGGTAACATCCCTTGTGTAATCAGCTTTTAACTTTGCCTACCTGTCGCAGAGAATTGACAATAACTACCCCCTTCCAGCAAGTCTTTTCATGGCATTACAGATTATTATGTTTCACGGTCTAGCATTTAAGCCACAACACCATAGAGGATGAATCTAAGAGGAGTATTGGACTATGGTGAATTTTGATGATCGCTCGAATAAAATCCCGGAACCAGACCCTGTATCGGGGATTCTATTTTCCAGTGTAATGAATAACCCTCAGGCAGCGCAGTTAATCAAGGCGGTTATCGGAGATCTTTCAGAGCTAGTAATGAAGAGAGGCGGGCGTTTAAACATTATTACTGAAGGCCCAGAGCAAGGAATCACAGTTGAAGCCGACGGCGAAGTATTCAGAATAACCCCTTGTAGCTCTACGGACCCTGAAGAGGCAGCTATCCAGAATCATGAGCATCGACTCATTCAAGACGGTAAGATAGAAGATCCGATAGCCGTTCATA
Proteins encoded:
- a CDS encoding NUDIX domain-containing protein, producing MMAEYRTTSTRALILRDDRILVEWFSPKNICFLPGGTVDGEESLNITLERELSEELQGSSFVVGRYLGKIGHRWDTDKGSDSCLNHFFEVSASNPEGISSNEEDRTMRWIDLKSDDLSSLQPPRLRQLLSEMPWDFEWDFVDS